A single genomic interval of Staphylococcus hyicus harbors:
- the prfA gene encoding peptide chain release factor 1: MFDQLDIVEERYEQLNELLSDPEVVSDSDKLRKYSKEQSELQKTVEVYRNYKQVKEELNDIDSMLNETTDADEIEMLKEEAATLKPQIPQFEEELKFLLIPKDPNDDKDVIVEVRAAAGGDEAAIFAGDLFRMYTKYAEANRFKTEIVEATESDHGGYKEISFSVSGEGAYSKLKYENGAHRVQRVPETESGGRIHTSTATVAVLPEVEDVEIEIRNEDLKIDTYRSSGAGGQHVNTTDSAVRITHLPTGVIATSSEKSQIQNREKAMKVLKARLYDMKVQEEQQKYAAQRKSAVGTGDRSERIRTYNYPQSRVTDHRIGLTLQKLDQIMEGKLDEVIDALTMHEQTEKLKELNNGEI, from the coding sequence ATGTTTGATCAATTAGATATCGTAGAAGAAAGATACGAACAATTAAATGAATTGCTAAGCGATCCAGAGGTAGTGAGTGACTCTGACAAATTAAGAAAATATTCTAAAGAGCAATCGGAACTGCAAAAAACAGTAGAAGTATATCGTAACTATAAACAAGTCAAAGAAGAATTGAATGATATTGATAGTATGTTAAATGAAACGACAGATGCTGATGAAATAGAAATGCTGAAAGAAGAAGCAGCAACACTTAAACCACAAATTCCACAATTTGAAGAAGAATTAAAGTTTTTATTAATTCCGAAAGACCCTAATGATGACAAAGATGTTATCGTGGAGGTGAGAGCTGCTGCTGGTGGTGATGAAGCAGCCATTTTTGCTGGAGATTTATTTAGAATGTATACCAAATATGCGGAAGCGAATCGCTTTAAAACTGAAATTGTGGAAGCGACTGAAAGTGACCACGGTGGTTATAAAGAAATAAGTTTTTCGGTTTCAGGTGAAGGTGCGTATAGTAAATTGAAATATGAAAATGGTGCACATCGTGTTCAACGTGTTCCTGAAACAGAATCCGGCGGACGTATTCATACGTCTACAGCTACAGTAGCAGTGTTACCAGAAGTTGAAGATGTAGAAATTGAAATTCGCAATGAAGATTTGAAAATTGATACTTACCGATCAAGTGGAGCTGGGGGTCAACACGTCAATACAACCGACTCGGCGGTACGTATTACGCACTTACCAACTGGGGTCATTGCCACATCTTCTGAAAAATCTCAAATTCAAAACCGTGAAAAGGCGATGAAAGTGTTAAAAGCACGTTTATATGATATGAAAGTGCAAGAAGAGCAACAAAAATATGCTGCTCAACGTAAATCAGCTGTAGGGACTGGAGATCGTTCTGAACGTATTCGAACATATAACTACCCACAAAGTCGTGTTACAGATCATCGTATTGGGTTAACGTTGCAAAAATTGGACCAAATCATGGAAGGTAAACTTGATGAAGTGATCGATGCCTTAACGATGCACGAACAAACTGAAAAGTTAAAAGAGCTTAATAACGGTGAAATTTAA
- the prmC gene encoding peptide chain release factor N(5)-glutamine methyltransferase, whose product MKFNQWVEIGRQRLEENHCEPAQIDWLIMDMLNWSRTTYLLNLQEEMTIEAHHMLEQGLARLIKGEPVQYVVGKAAFFNREYKVSKDVLIPRPETEEVVMKFMEMVHLSGHVADIGTGSGIIAITLKKELPTLNVLATDISKDALNIAEFNAQSHGADIRFLLGDTLKPLISENIQLDGLISNPPYICQSEQGFMSKSTLNFEPHIALFAKENGLHIYRTLFEQLPKVMKHGAPVVFEIGFQQGTILKNLLLAMYPQLDVNITADINGNDRILSFKWCVK is encoded by the coding sequence GTGAAATTTAATCAGTGGGTGGAAATAGGTCGTCAACGTTTAGAAGAAAATCATTGTGAACCGGCACAAATCGATTGGCTTATCATGGATATGTTGAACTGGTCTCGTACAACCTATTTACTCAATCTACAAGAAGAAATGACAATAGAAGCGCATCACATGTTAGAACAAGGATTGGCACGTCTTATTAAAGGAGAGCCTGTACAGTATGTCGTTGGGAAAGCGGCCTTTTTTAATCGAGAGTATAAAGTATCAAAAGATGTTTTGATACCACGTCCTGAAACAGAAGAAGTCGTCATGAAATTCATGGAAATGGTACATTTAAGTGGTCATGTAGCAGACATTGGTACTGGAAGTGGTATCATTGCTATTACGTTGAAAAAAGAACTGCCAACCCTGAATGTTTTAGCTACAGACATTTCGAAAGATGCATTAAATATTGCGGAATTTAACGCACAGAGTCATGGCGCTGACATTCGATTTTTATTAGGGGACACCTTGAAACCATTGATAAGCGAAAACATTCAATTAGATGGGTTAATATCGAATCCGCCGTATATTTGCCAATCTGAACAAGGTTTCATGAGTAAAAGTACATTAAACTTCGAGCCCCATATCGCGTTGTTTGCCAAAGAGAACGGATTGCATATTTATCGCACTCTATTTGAGCAATTGCCAAAAGTAATGAAACATGGTGCTCCAGTCGTGTTTGAGATTGGTTTTCAACAAGGAACCATACTGAAAAATTTGCTTTTAGCAATGTATCCTCAACTTGATGTCAACATCACTGCTGACATCAACGGGAATGACCGTATTTTAAGTTTTAAGTGGTGCGTTAAATAA
- a CDS encoding L-threonylcarbamoyladenylate synthase: MLDTKIWDVREYTNHLDAYPQFDEIIRMYREGKRIVLPTETVYGLGGSALNEETVKGIYEAKGRPSDNPLIIHIYDTDQLEDFVTSISETTLKLMEAFWPGPITFILPLKSGYLCERVTGGLNSVAVRMPSHPVARYILKKANIPIAAPSANMSGRPSPTTFEHAYDDLYGRVEGIIQSTPSDAGLESTVIDCTSFPYRIARPGTITRQMLNDILPNSIDDTVIDMTEKPIAPGMKYKHYAPDTPLIMIEHIGNDIRRSAHDDWKGIAFIVPESLSKYIPKEAKVIILSQDEFDIQTANRHLYAALHQLDELKSVSCAYIYGYPVNEDTEALRNRMMKAVNHQVVKDERL, from the coding sequence GTGTTAGACACTAAAATATGGGACGTTCGTGAATATACAAATCATCTCGATGCGTATCCGCAATTTGATGAGATTATACGTATGTACCGCGAGGGGAAACGTATTGTTTTACCAACTGAAACTGTATATGGGCTTGGCGGCAGTGCGTTGAATGAAGAAACGGTTAAAGGTATTTATGAAGCAAAAGGTCGACCATCTGATAATCCACTTATTATTCACATATATGACACAGACCAATTAGAAGATTTTGTGACGTCTATATCTGAAACAACATTAAAGTTAATGGAAGCGTTTTGGCCAGGCCCCATTACATTTATACTACCGCTCAAATCAGGATATTTATGCGAACGCGTAACTGGAGGGTTGAATTCAGTAGCAGTAAGAATGCCAAGTCATCCTGTGGCGCGGTACATATTGAAAAAAGCAAACATACCCATAGCTGCACCTAGTGCAAATATGAGTGGTCGACCATCACCTACAACGTTTGAACACGCGTATGATGATTTATATGGTAGAGTTGAAGGTATTATACAGTCTACCCCTAGTGATGCTGGTTTAGAAAGTACTGTCATAGATTGTACGTCATTTCCATATCGTATTGCTCGTCCAGGTACAATTACGAGACAAATGTTGAATGACATTTTACCAAATTCCATTGATGATACTGTAATTGATATGACGGAAAAGCCAATTGCGCCAGGCATGAAATACAAACATTATGCACCAGATACGCCACTGATTATGATAGAGCATATTGGCAATGATATTCGTAGGAGTGCACATGATGATTGGAAGGGAATTGCATTTATTGTACCGGAAAGTTTATCAAAATATATTCCGAAAGAAGCTAAGGTAATTATTTTGAGCCAAGACGAATTTGATATTCAAACTGCAAATCGACATTTATATGCTGCACTCCATCAGTTAGATGAACTTAAATCGGTATCATGTGCATATATTTATGGTTATCCAGTCAATGAAGATACGGAAGCTTTACGTAATAGAATGATGAAAGCAGTTAATCATCAAGTGGTAAAGGATGAACGCTTATGA
- a CDS encoding low molecular weight protein arginine phosphatase, with translation MRIIFVCTGNTCRSPMAESIATQILPHHQIESRGLMAIEGQPIASHTLEVLHTKNYPQPTSAQPFQYEDLTADLILTMTVDHKKHIECLYGMQQHVHTLKDYINQSADIPDPFGGPLEHYQMLFEQLEKDIFKLKEQID, from the coding sequence ATGAGAATTATTTTTGTTTGCACAGGAAACACTTGTCGAAGTCCTATGGCCGAAAGTATCGCAACACAAATATTACCGCATCATCAAATTGAATCTCGAGGTTTAATGGCGATAGAAGGGCAACCTATTGCATCACACACGCTAGAAGTATTGCATACAAAAAACTACCCTCAACCGACTTCTGCACAACCATTTCAATATGAAGATTTAACAGCGGATTTAATATTAACGATGACAGTAGACCATAAAAAACATATTGAATGTTTATATGGCATGCAACAACATGTGCATACACTTAAAGATTATATTAATCAAAGTGCTGATATACCAGATCCTTTCGGGGGCCCTCTTGAACACTATCAAATGCTTTTTGAGCAGCTCGAAAAGGATATTTTTAAACTTAAAGAACAAATTGATTGA
- a CDS encoding TIGR01440 family protein yields MEDLKQLLEELKSQSFFVDGEICVIGCSTSEVLGDKIGTTGSMDIAKDIFEALVDISEETGVSFAYQGCEHINRALTIEREDFNPLTMEEVSVVPDVHAGGSLATYAYRHLKEPIVVEYITANKGIDIGQTLIGMHLKHVAVPVRTSISKIGEAIVTVATTRPKKIGGERAKYQL; encoded by the coding sequence ATGGAAGATTTAAAACAGTTATTGGAAGAACTCAAGTCTCAATCGTTTTTTGTTGACGGAGAAATCTGTGTTATTGGTTGTTCTACATCAGAGGTACTCGGTGACAAAATAGGCACTACAGGCTCCATGGACATCGCTAAAGATATATTTGAAGCACTCGTCGACATTTCAGAAGAAACGGGTGTTTCATTTGCATATCAAGGGTGTGAACATATTAATCGCGCACTCACTATAGAGCGTGAAGACTTTAATCCATTAACAATGGAAGAAGTAAGCGTTGTACCAGATGTGCATGCTGGAGGATCGCTTGCCACTTATGCTTATCGTCATTTGAAAGAACCGATTGTTGTAGAGTATATCACAGCAAACAAAGGGATTGATATTGGCCAAACGTTAATCGGTATGCACCTTAAACACGTTGCGGTACCTGTGCGTACTTCAATAAGTAAAATTGGTGAAGCGATTGTCACTGTGGCAACGACACGACCTAAAAAAATTGGTGGTGAACGTGCGAAATATCAACTTTAA
- the glyA gene encoding serine hydroxymethyltransferase — MSFIFKQDKAVADAIKKEFNRQNNNIELIASENFVSEAVMEAQGSVMTNKYAEGYPNRRYYGGCEFVDITEQLAIDRAKQLFNAEHVNVQPHSGSQANMAVYLVALEHGDTVLGMNLSHGGHLTHGSPVNFSGKFYNFVEYQVTKDEERIDYEEIRRLAKENKPKLIVAGASAYSREIDFKKFKEIADEVNAKLMVDMAHIAGLVAAGLHQNPVEFADFVTTTTHKTLRGPRGGMILCKEKYKKDIDKTIFPGIQGGPLEHVIAAKAVAFGEALQPEFKTYQAQVIKNAKTLAATLQENGFRIVSGGTDNHLISVDVKGSVGITGKDAEEALDSIGITCNKNTIPFDQEKPFVTSGIRLGTPAATTRGFDEEAFKEVAHIISDVLKNHQDNQVLKDAKERVRTLTGKFPLYNK; from the coding sequence ATGTCATTTATTTTTAAGCAAGACAAAGCCGTCGCAGATGCCATTAAGAAAGAATTTAATCGCCAAAATAACAACATCGAATTAATTGCGTCTGAAAATTTCGTTTCTGAAGCAGTCATGGAAGCACAAGGATCAGTCATGACAAACAAATATGCAGAAGGTTACCCAAACCGTCGTTATTACGGTGGATGTGAGTTTGTCGATATTACTGAACAACTTGCAATTGATAGAGCGAAACAACTATTTAATGCTGAACATGTGAACGTTCAACCACATTCAGGTTCACAAGCGAATATGGCGGTTTACCTCGTTGCTCTTGAACATGGTGATACTGTATTAGGAATGAATTTAAGTCACGGTGGTCATTTAACGCACGGTTCACCTGTTAACTTTAGCGGCAAATTTTACAATTTTGTAGAATACCAAGTTACAAAAGACGAAGAGCGTATCGATTACGAGGAAATTCGTCGACTTGCAAAAGAAAACAAACCTAAACTCATTGTTGCAGGCGCATCGGCGTATTCTCGTGAAATTGATTTTAAAAAATTCAAAGAGATCGCTGATGAAGTGAATGCAAAATTAATGGTGGATATGGCACATATTGCAGGTTTAGTTGCTGCTGGTTTACATCAAAACCCTGTAGAATTTGCCGATTTTGTGACAACGACTACGCATAAAACTTTAAGAGGCCCTCGTGGTGGTATGATTTTATGCAAAGAAAAATATAAAAAAGACATAGACAAAACAATTTTCCCTGGTATTCAAGGGGGGCCACTCGAGCATGTAATTGCAGCCAAAGCTGTTGCTTTTGGCGAAGCATTACAACCTGAATTTAAAACGTATCAAGCACAAGTCATTAAAAATGCGAAAACATTAGCTGCTACATTACAAGAAAATGGCTTCAGAATTGTTTCGGGTGGTACGGACAATCACCTTATTTCAGTCGATGTAAAAGGTTCAGTAGGTATTACAGGTAAAGATGCTGAAGAAGCACTTGATAGTATCGGTATTACGTGTAATAAAAATACGATTCCATTTGATCAAGAAAAACCATTTGTAACAAGTGGCATTCGTTTAGGTACACCTGCTGCAACAACGCGTGGTTTTGATGAGGAAGCCTTTAAAGAAGTCGCTCATATTATTAGCGATGTTTTGAAGAATCATCAAGATAATCAAGTTTTAAAAGACGCGAAAGAACGTGTTCGCACATTGACTGGAAAATTCCCATTATACAATAAATAA
- the upp gene encoding uracil phosphoribosyltransferase, whose product MGKVHVFDHPLIQHKLSFIRDVNTGTKAFRELVDEVGMLMAYEVTRNLELQEVEIETPVTKAKAKRLSGKKLAFVPILRAGLGMTQGILNLVPAARIGHVGLYRDPETLEAVEYFVKLPQDIEEREIIVVDPMLATGASAIEAITSLKKRGAKHIRFMCLIAAPEGVQKLQEAHEDVDIFIAALDEKLDENAYIIPGLGDAGDRLFGTK is encoded by the coding sequence ATGGGTAAAGTACATGTATTTGATCATCCTTTAATTCAACACAAACTGAGTTTCATTCGAGATGTAAACACAGGAACAAAAGCTTTTCGTGAACTTGTAGATGAAGTCGGTATGCTTATGGCATATGAGGTTACACGTAACTTAGAACTTCAAGAAGTTGAAATAGAAACACCAGTCACGAAAGCAAAAGCAAAACGCTTATCTGGGAAAAAATTAGCCTTTGTACCGATACTTCGTGCTGGTTTAGGCATGACGCAGGGGATTTTAAATCTCGTTCCTGCTGCAAGAATTGGACATGTGGGGCTTTATCGTGATCCAGAAACTCTAGAAGCGGTTGAATATTTTGTGAAGTTACCACAAGATATTGAAGAACGTGAAATCATTGTTGTAGATCCAATGTTAGCGACAGGAGCATCAGCAATTGAAGCCATTACGTCATTGAAAAAACGTGGAGCAAAACACATTCGCTTTATGTGTCTTATTGCAGCACCTGAGGGTGTTCAAAAGCTTCAAGAAGCACATGAAGATGTAGATATTTTCATTGCAGCTCTAGACGAGAAGTTAGATGAAAATGCGTATATCATTCCTGGATTAGGGGATGCTGGTGATCGTTTGTTCGGTACAAAATAA
- the wecB gene encoding non-hydrolyzing UDP-N-acetylglucosamine 2-epimerase, with translation MKRIMTIFGTRPEAIKMAPLVLQLKKEENLEPIVVVTAQHREMLDSVLDTFNIVPDYDLNVMKPGQTLSEVTSRVLTGLEGVIKEVKPDMILVHGDTTTTFAGSLAAFYNEISIGHVEAGLRTWQKYSPFPEEMNRQMTGIMADLHFAPTHQAEMNLLNENKNPNSVVVTGNTAIDAMHTTIHEQYKSDIIQRHQDKRIILLTSHRRENIGEPMENIFKAARRIVEDIEDAVIVYPMHKNPKVRDIAYKHLSDHDRIELIEPLEVVDFHNFAHQSHLILTDSGGVQEEAPSLGKPVLVLRDTTERPEGVEAGTLKLAGTKEEDVYQYTKALLTDEALYKKMSIAQNPYGDGHASKRICDHIQYYFGLTESKPEPFKPKA, from the coding sequence ATGAAAAGGATTATGACGATTTTTGGTACGCGTCCAGAGGCCATTAAAATGGCACCTCTCGTATTACAATTAAAAAAGGAAGAAAATTTAGAACCAATTGTAGTTGTAACGGCGCAACATCGTGAAATGTTAGATTCTGTTTTAGATACATTTAATATCGTACCTGATTACGATTTGAATGTGATGAAACCTGGGCAAACATTGTCTGAAGTAACGTCACGTGTTCTAACTGGACTTGAAGGCGTCATTAAAGAAGTGAAGCCTGATATGATTTTAGTACATGGTGATACAACGACAACATTTGCAGGAAGTTTAGCTGCTTTTTATAACGAAATAAGTATTGGTCACGTTGAAGCGGGTTTAAGAACATGGCAAAAATATTCGCCATTTCCTGAAGAGATGAATCGACAAATGACTGGTATTATGGCAGACCTTCATTTTGCACCAACGCATCAAGCAGAGATGAATTTATTAAATGAAAATAAAAATCCTAACTCAGTCGTTGTCACTGGTAATACAGCGATTGATGCGATGCACACTACAATTCATGAACAGTATAAATCAGACATAATCCAACGTCATCAAGATAAACGCATCATCTTGTTAACTTCACACCGTCGTGAAAATATTGGTGAACCTATGGAAAATATTTTTAAAGCGGCGCGTCGTATCGTTGAAGACATTGAAGATGCAGTTATTGTTTACCCAATGCATAAAAATCCAAAAGTAAGAGATATTGCTTACAAACATCTCAGTGATCATGACCGTATTGAACTGATTGAACCACTTGAGGTAGTTGATTTTCATAATTTTGCACATCAATCGCATTTGATTTTAACTGATTCTGGCGGAGTACAAGAAGAAGCACCATCCTTAGGTAAGCCAGTATTGGTATTGAGAGATACCACTGAACGTCCGGAAGGTGTCGAAGCAGGTACATTAAAATTAGCTGGAACAAAAGAAGAAGATGTTTATCAATATACGAAAGCATTACTTACAGATGAAGCGCTCTATAAGAAAATGAGTATCGCACAAAACCCATATGGAGATGGTCACGCTTCCAAACGAATATGTGATCATATTCAATATTATTTTGGTTTAACGGAATCAAAACCGGAACCCTTTAAACCTAAAGCATAG